A region of the Myripristis murdjan chromosome 10, fMyrMur1.1, whole genome shotgun sequence genome:
AGAgcatgaatgagtgtgtgtgtatgtgtgtgtgcataagagagagaaagagagagagagagagagagagagagagagagagagagagagagagagagagaccagtgTGAAAGAGACATGTCTCGGTGAGTATAGCAATTTTTTGAATAATGCATCATCACTTCATGGATTACATAGAAAGTatgaagaggcagagacataGCGCTGCTATGATCTGacatcttgtgtttttgttggccAACATGAGATCATAAATGTCTGTTATGGGTCATTGCACTGTGTCATAACTGCCCTCCTAGTTAGGGGcagtggcctgtgtgtgtgtgtgtgtgtgtgtgtgtgtgtgcgtgtgtgtgtgtgtgtgtatgtgtgtgtgtgaacaactGTGCATACCCAGCATGCCAGTGGAGGAACACTGTCTTACGAAGCTTTCCTGTTTTACAAAACATAATCACCCCTCTTCAACAATTTTGTAACACAcagaactactactactggaATGAAATGTCCTGTTATTTAAGGTAGGGGAGCGTGATGTCTGAGAAATGTCAACAAAAGCTGCAGAATAGCTCAGACTGTAATCACGTACATTAAACACGGGATCAATGGCATGTGTAATTGACATGAAATATCCTGGAGGACGACAGCAGCTGAGCCTTTCATTCGTGGCCTTCAAAAGCGGGTTTATCCAGCCTTCATCAATCATCTCCACCATCAGTTTTCCCACGGCTATTAGAACTTGTCACATCTTGATAGATACTCAATGGAGCAGAGAGCTTGCACTCAGTGCGTACATCTGAACACCCATGTAAACAAAGGAGAAAGCATGGTGCAGATGCATGCACACCAAGCTGAGAGTAAGCACAGGCAGTTGCACAAGGGTGCAACTgctcgcacacaaacacacacgcgcaggACTACCCTTACACCACTGATCAAAGAGGCTGTGATGTAATCAGTCTCAGAGCTCTGCACACCTCCCTCATTAACTTTCACCAGAGGctttaatgaaaaatcactggaGGGAATCTCCgctttctttcccctctctccctttctgctcctctcctctccttctcatctACTCGTTCACTCCCTGCAATGTCTCCTccgccttctcctcctcctccccctcattCATCTCCTgctctgccccccctccctctccccaagTGTCCGCCTTGACTTCCTTTGAGACAGAGTAAATATTTCCCATGGCTTATCTGACCGCTGGCAGAAAGAATATGACACATTCACAACAAACTAAGAAGTTCTGCTAATTAACACATAGTCTCTGTTCGTTAGGTCAGAGACCTTGCTGGGGACAGTTTAGGGCCTCTAGTTTGACACTGTAAACAGACTGGTGTCCCATTCACCACGGTCAGGTATCTTGTTCACAGCTCTTATTAGGAAATAGCGATTAATCTAACCCTGGAGAGATAGTCTTTCACATCTTGACTTGATTTACTTGGTTTTGCCCTTTTGTGGTTGATACTGGAGCGTTTgtaatgagtgtgtgcgtgggtgtgggtgtgtgtgagagagagagagaaactgagaggcagagtgagacagagcaagttcctctctctttttctctctacaGCTTGGCTTGTGTCCAGGTACAGTCCAGCCCCCATAGTAATGATGAAGATGTGACGTGTAAGCAACTTCTCTATTGTGCAATCATCAAGAGACTCTTGGGGGCTATAAGATCCCAACCCCATCTGGCTTCTTGGTGCCTGTAGCCTCTgtttcctccacacacacacatacacacacacaaacgcagagGGAGGACATGGTGTAGGGTGCTGAGCCACTGAGAGGTCTCTTACAGGAGTTGAAGAGAACTGAAATCATCAGGGCACGGACCTTAGCCAAATGAAGCACTGAAAATCGCTTGATTCTTTGGATTAGGAGCTCACTCACTTAAAGGTAAAACgattgttttgctttattttacattttatttggtgACATATCcctttatctttattatttctGTCACTAATCTGAATCATTTATAACTAGATTTGTTAatgtttaaatgtaatttgtcatAGGTTACTGACTACCTGTTTGAAATTGTGATCAGTAATAGAATCTAAGAGGtaacacaagcacagacatgTAATGTGATGCAAGATAAGCAGACATTCTTTCACATACCAAGcttcaattttgtttttatcttattGTTCATACTGTGAATCcatttcaaatgttgtttttgccaACAATCTCACAAAGTACATTGTTTTCCCTTTAGATAAATTTCTAAGCAATCCAGCAAACATGCTGCAATCACACCACATGTGAATCATTACATTGCTGCCCAACCTTGAATGGCGTAATTTATTTTGCTGGGATTTTTTACCAAGAGGCAAAGTCAGTGACAACTTGAGCCAAAGAGTTAAGAGGGATAGCTCCCCTATGAGGTGTATGAGTTTTATCCATAAAAGGCAGCATGGTTTTCAATACTCTCCTGTCTATTTGCAGCTGACCTTGGAAAACGGAAAGGAGTAAAGTCGGGTCGTTTGACGAAGAGACCTGCAAAGCTTCATTATGGCCATCCCAAATGAGCTATCTCTCTTCAACACCTCTTCCTCACCTCATTTCCCCACAGAGCTCCCGGGCTACCTGAACACCTCCATGTCGCCCTCTGCTCCCCTCTGCCCTGACTGGCCTAATCTACCGCAGGCGACCCTTATCCCCTCCCTCTACAGCATAATATCTGTCCTGGGCACCGTGGCCAATGCCCTGGCTGTTTTTGTGTTGGCCCATGGCAGTGGAGCGAGGAGAACAGTAGCTAACACTTTCATGCTGAACCTGTGCGTGTCTGACCTGCTGTTCCTGCTTTCTCTCCCAATGTGGGCTGTGTACTACTCAACAGGCTATCACTGGCCCTTTGGTCGGCTGGCCTGTAAAATCTGTGGAGGACTCCTCCACTTCAATGTCTATGCATCTATCTACTTCATCACATGCATGAGCATGGACCGCTACCTGGCCATTGTGCATCCGCTCCGCTCCCAAAGTGCACGGGACCCCAGAAATGCAAGGCTCACATGTGCTCTGGTGTGGGTGCTggcatgtgcatgcacagcaCCCACTCTGGCTCTAAGGGACACCCACTATATATCGGAGCTTGGGGTGGAGGCCTGTGTGATTCACTATCCCAGTCATGAGTGGTTTCTGGCCCTAGCCTTGATGAAGATCATTTTAGGCTTCTTGCTGCCTCTGCTTGTCATCTCCTCTTGCTACTGGGTGATAGGCAGACATCTGCTGACCACTACAGAAATGGGAGGAATGCACAAGCCCTTGGAGCCCTCAAACCTACACTCTTTCCCAGGCAGTAAATCAGTGGAGTCCCAGGAGAGCTGTAGCAAACCAGAAAGACCCCCTACCCCCTGTGTGAACCCCAGCTCCAGTGGGGGAAGACCCCTGCAGGGCCGCGGGCTGGAAAGAGTGCTGTGGACGGTAGCTGCTGTGGTCCTGGCCTTCTTCCTGTGTTGGTTCCCCTTCTACTGTGTGACCTTCTTGGATGTGCTGAAGAGCGAGCACTGGATCGACGGCTGTTGGGTAGAGTGGGCCATTTCCACTCTCACACCTCTCACCCTCTGCTTGGGCTTTTCCAACTCAGCCATCAACCCTGTGCTCTACTGCTTCATTGGGAACCACTTCCGGGGCCGCCTGGGGGACCTCTGCAAGggtctgtgtgcatgtctgaaGGCCCGTGGTGAGGCGCACCACCAGAAGAGAGGCTCCTTCAGCACcaggctcagctccttctcccGGAAACTCAGTGACCTGAAGGACTTGGCAATTGTGGAGGCCTCTGGAACTGCTTAGGAGgctacagaaaaagaaaacctccaCTCCAGTTTCTCTCCATTGACTTAATACTGCCAAAGAATGATCCCAGCTTTAAGTGACTGCTGAAGGCTAATAACCATGGCTGTGTGAGACTGAGGTGTTATAAATGACTGACTTGGTCAAATTCCTGCACAGCACACCGGGCCACAAATATGTTGTTTCTTTGAAATATTATGATCGTAATGatgtaacttttaaaaaaatatatctttgtGTAAAGTCTGGCTATAGGACAATGAATATCGCTCCAGTTCTATTGCAGTTTGTACATCTGTGATtgaatgagaaataaaataaatataaacatgagCTATTTCAGTTGATTCCAATCAGCTTTTAGATATGCACCGTTTTCATGACAGTTAACATTTTTTCAgttaacattttttatgttcATTACTCAATCTCACAATCCCACAGCTGTGTATGAGAATTTCCCCCCACTTACAGCTGAAAGCCCCAGAAATAGACCCACTGTTGGCCAGCAGATGGACACTTAGTCCCCTGCCTCTCCATACCCCTTCACATGCATACTGTGCATATCAAGGCCAGATATCATAATCTCATACTAATGTCCTTATAATGCATTCCAATCCAGCCACTTGTACTGGTTGAGGGAGTCGCCAGCTAATCAATGATGTATCTCTGTCTGCTATCTGTGTCCAATATGGATCTACTGCATTCTGCATTGACCCTGGCCTGCCTTTCTGTGCACTGAGAGCCAATGGAGTATCTCTTGCTCTGGCTGTAAGACATGGGGTCATTATACACCAGAAGGCTGAACAGATACTGCTGAACAGGTTTTTGTTTAAGCCTGAAGCTGATACAGTGATATCATCTAATGAAAATCAGCAATTGAGTTTCTATTATTCTGGATGGGTGTTCGTTGACATAGCAACAGTAAGAGTCTGAATTGCATTCTGCGACTAAGTTAGTTCTACTGTAAAGAGCCAGCCTAAAGGATGAAGTACTGCTGCCCACATTCAGTTAAATCCTGAATACTAAACCAGTATTTATGGCATCTAAGCCACCTTAACTCTCAGAACATTGCATTATTCTACACATATTTCGGACGCTGGGTGGCGCTGGAGTGCTGTAGATGCAGCGAGTTGACTTCCACTGGCTGCTTACCCAGACAGAGCCCCAAGCTCCCAGTGCTCATGATCTTTCAGTGCCGAGGGAGAGATGGCTCCGACACAGACTGATGACTCATGTACAATTCTGAATGCATAAAAACTGTTTCCCCTACGAATGCTGCATTAAACAAGCTGCAAGcacaataaatattttgtgatttgAGAATGGCGCAATCATAGACAGGATCGACCTTGTGCGTAGTCAAGGGCTGTGGGTCACAGGGGCTTGAGGCTGTCTGAAGGACTCCATGTACTTAACAGCCATGGTGTGACTGAGAGGCATTCAATTGTATCTCAATATGAGAGGTCGTTGAATTTTAATAGGCCATACAAAGTGCTCTGTGAGATGAAAAAATGGGTAAATAGCATTTAATTGCAGCAAAGACACTGAACAACCAAAGCCTGACATCCCAGAATGTTTTCAGAAATTACCaaagacaggacagacatgCAGTATGAGTTTGCTGTCTTGTGCTCAAGCTGTCTGCCTCGTTAATTATTTCTCACTATTCGACAAATCAGGTGAGTGTCCTTGGCATACGTCTATTAGAAGACGGATCAGTGAGATGTGACTGTGAACATGTGCTGTTCGGCGTGTTCGTGTGCTGAGAAAATGTGAGCAGGGAGCCAGACAACACTGCTCTCATTGCAACAActcaacagcagaaacaaaccTTGCTTACTTGCTTGCATTTCAACTGCAACACTAATAAATGTTAAGTTctaacaaaacagtttttttaaagtaacactATCAAATAGTTCTTAATAAATTCTAAATacatttgctttgatttttttctttatcatgAATTTGAGAAAAGTAGAGTCATGTTTTCGTATTTAGAGCAATACACGACAGATCTGTGTTCATGGAAAATATGgcggaaaaaaaacagacttgtaATTAAGAAGAAAGCAAACTGTGGCCTCGAGATGATTAAGCTGGAAACAGTGGAATTTACAACATAAGcagatttttcccccctttgtgAAAAGGGCGGTGTTGCCTTTTTTTAATCCCTCTCATGCGCTTTCTGTCGTTGTGGAAATGTTCAGTTAGAATATTTGAAGTGGTTtcctgtcagaaaaaaaaatcatatacaaaaaaaaaaaaaaaaaaaaaaaaaaattcaatcatTTCCTGAGAAATGCACAAAACTGCcttgtacaagtgtgtgtgtgcgtgagagaggggggaagggTGGGGGAGAAAGAGGCGGCGAGAGGAAGAGTTCGCATTGAGCTATAAAGGTTAGAGGTTAGAGAGCTCTGCTATCACTCAGGGGAAGATAGAAAATCGGAAAGCTCACTTGCCAGCCGCTCAGCCTCCTGACAGCAAAATTGAAATAGCTGGCACCAATATCAAGTGAGACTGGACAGCTGCCTTACCTGTGCTCCCGGACTAGAGCGCACACACAGCAAAAGGCCAAAGACTCTCCTGCAAGTTGAAGGAGACGGAGGCGGGGGGGCTGGCAGTGGGGAAAGAAtaacaaagcagagcagagtggaGTGAAGTCCAGCCTTTGGAGAGCTGTGATGGAGAACCTGCCTGTGTACCACGGACCCATCGGCAAGGCGGAGGGAGAGAGGCGGCTGACCCAGGACGGCCGGGACGGCTGCTATCTGGTCCGCAAC
Encoded here:
- the LOC115366051 gene encoding type-2 angiotensin II receptor-like, which produces MAIPNELSLFNTSSSPHFPTELPGYLNTSMSPSAPLCPDWPNLPQATLIPSLYSIISVLGTVANALAVFVLAHGSGARRTVANTFMLNLCVSDLLFLLSLPMWAVYYSTGYHWPFGRLACKICGGLLHFNVYASIYFITCMSMDRYLAIVHPLRSQSARDPRNARLTCALVWVLACACTAPTLALRDTHYISELGVEACVIHYPSHEWFLALALMKIILGFLLPLLVISSCYWVIGRHLLTTTEMGGMHKPLEPSNLHSFPGSKSVESQESCSKPERPPTPCVNPSSSGGRPLQGRGLERVLWTVAAVVLAFFLCWFPFYCVTFLDVLKSEHWIDGCWVEWAISTLTPLTLCLGFSNSAINPVLYCFIGNHFRGRLGDLCKGLCACLKARGEAHHQKRGSFSTRLSSFSRKLSDLKDLAIVEASGTA